The region CGCCGCTTCGCCCGCAGCGCCGAGCGCCTCGCGCTGCCGCAGCTGAGCGAGGAGGACTTCCTGGAGTCCGTCCGCTCGCTCGTGCACACCGAGGTCGACTGGGTGCCGACCACCCCCGGCGCCTCCCTCTACCTGCGGCCGTTCATGTTCGCCTCGGAGCCGTTCCTCGGCGTGCGCGCCGCCGCGCAGGTCGACTACCTCGTGATCGCCTCCCCGGTCGGGCCGTACTTCAGCCGCGGGATCACGCCCGTGCACATCTGGGTGAGCGAGGACTACGCGCGCGCGGCCCCCGGGGGACCGGCGCCGCCAAGTGCGGCGGCAACTACGCCGCGAGCCTGCTGCCGCAGGCCACCGCCGCGGCGCGGGGCTTCGACCAGATCCTCTTCCTGGACAGCGCCAAGCAGAACATCGAGGAGCTCGGCGGCATGAACGTCGTCGTGGTGAACCGGGACGGTACGGCGAGCACGCCGCGCCTGACGGGCTCGATCCTCGAGGGCGTCACGCGCTCGTCGATCCTCACGCTCCTGGCCGAGCAGGGCCTCACCGTCACGGAGCGCGACATCCCGCTGGCCGAGCTGGTCGACGGCGTGCGCTCCGGTGACGTCGCCGAGATCTTCGCGTGCGGGACGGCCGCCGTCGTGACGCCGATCGGTCGTCTCGCCGGCACCGACTTCGACCTGGTGGTCGGCGACGGCGAGGCCGGCTCGCTCACGCGCGACGTCCACGCGCAGCTCACCGGCATCCAGTACGGCACGCGCGAGGACGCGCACGGGTGGCTCACTCGTCTCGTCTGAGCACCCCCGTGGACATGGGGCGGGGTGGGCCGCTGTGGCATACTGCCTGCGTGGCACACTCCGCCCTCGTCATTACCTAGCGCGTCCGGCCCACCCGGACGCGCCGCCTCCCGCACCCCCGGGAGGCTTTTTCGTGTCCGGACGAGCCACCCGTCAGCCTCGCCGGACACGGCGGACGGGATCCACGGGATGACGCAGGGCCCCCGGCACCACCCACGCCGGAGACGCCGACTCCCACACTCGCGGTGAAAGCAGGCAAGCATCATGACGACGCCCCACGCGCTCGACGGCGTGACCGTCGAGATCTACGACACCACCCTGCGCGACGGCGCGCAGCAGGAGGGCATGAACCTCACCGTCGCGGACAAGATGGCGATCGCGCCGCTGCTGGACGAGCTCGGCGTCGCCGTCATCGAGGGCGGCTGGCCCGGCGCGATCCCGAAGGACACGGAGTTCTTCGGTCGCGTGAGCAAGGAGCTCGAGCTGCCCCGGGCGCAGGTCGCGGCGTTCGGCGCCACCCGCAAGGCGGGCGCCCGGGTCCACGACGACGTCCAGGTGCGCGCCCTGCTCGACTCCGAGGCGCCGATCGTCACGCTCGTGGCGAAGAGCGACGTCCGGCACGTGGAGCGCGCGCTGCGCACGACGGCCGAGGAGAACCTCGCGATGATCACCGACACCGTGCGCTACCTGCGCGAGGCGGGCCGTCGCGTCATCGTCGACGCCGAGCACTTCTTCGACGGCTACCGCTTCGACCGCGACTACGCCCTCGGGGCGGTCGACGCCGCCTTCGCGGCCGGCGCCTCCGACGTCGTGCTCTGCGACACCAACGGCGGGATGCTGCCCGAGTGGGTGCACGCGATCGTGTCCGACGTCGCCGCCCGCGCCGGTGGCACCCTCGGGATCCACGCGCACAACGACTCCGGCTGCGCCGTGGCCAACTCGGTCGCCGCCGTCGTCGCCGGAGCCCGGCACGTCCAGGGCACGATCAACGGCTACGGGGAGCGCACGGGCAACGCCGACCTGCTCGCCGTCGTCGCCAACCTCGAGCTCAAGCTCGGCGCACGCTGCCTCGCGCCCGGCGCGCTGGCGGAGTCGACGCGCATCGCGCACGCCGTCAGCGAGGTCACGAACATCCCGCCGTACGGCCGTCAGCCGTATATCGGCGCGAGCGCGTTCGCGCACAAGGCGGGACTGCACGCGAGCGCGATCAAGGTCGACCCGGACATGTACCAGCACATCGACCCGACCCTGGTCGGCAACGACATGCGGATGCTGGTCTCGGATATGGCGGGGCGCGCGTCGATCGAGCTCAAGGGTCGCGAGCTCGGTTTCGACCTCGCCGGGCAGCCCGAGCTGCTCACCCGCGTGGTGGACCGGGTGAAGAACGCCGAGGCGCAGGGCTACACGTTCGACGCCGCCGACGCGTCCTTCGCGCTCATGCTGCGCGAGGAGATCGACGGCGCACGGCCCGCCTTCTTCCGGGTGGAGTCCTGGCGCGCGTCGGTCAACTACTCCGAGCGCGTCGGGGGCGACGGCGAGAGCGAGGCGACCGTCAAGCTGCACGCCGGGGGCGAGCGGGTGGTGCGCACGGGCGAGGGCAACGGTCCGGTCAATGCGCTCGACCACGCGCTGCGCGAGGCGCTCGTGGGCGTCTACCCGGAGATCGAGAGTTTCGAGCTCGTCGACTTCCGGGTGCGGCTGCTCGACACCTCGCACGGCACGGACGCCGTCACGCGGGTGCTGATCGAGACGACGAACGGCTCCGAGGTGTGGAGCACGGTCGGTGTGGGCGCGAACATCCTCGAGGCGTCCTACGAGGCGCTGGTGGACGCGATCGTGTACGGGCTGGTCGCCGGGGGCGTCGAGGTCCGGTAGCGGGTCCGGCGTCGTTCGGGTTCGCGTCAGGCGATCTCGGCGAGCGGTGCCTGGTCGACGACGAGGCGCACCCGCGTCGCCTTCCGCGCCAGCTGCGTGCGCGCGGAGGCGAGCACGTCGGCCACCTCGGCGTCGACGGTCTCCTCGGCGATCGTCACGTTGAGGACGACCGGGTACTCGGCGTCGGCGTCGGCCGGCGCGGGGGAGTGCTCGCCGACGGCGGCGGCCAGCCCCGTCTCCAGCGCGGTGCGCAGGTCCTGCGCGCTGCCGGCCGCCGACGGCGCGGTGTGCACGATCTTGACGACGACGCCGCGCAGGTTCGGGTTCCAGGCCAGCAGCGGGGCGGGTTGCTCGACGCCGCCGGAGTCGCTGGTCGTGGGCTGGTCGGTGCCGGGTGCGGGCTCGGCCACCTGCACGGTGCCGCCGGTGCCGAGCTGGTCGGTGACGGGGTCGGGCGCCGGGATGGTGCTCAGGTCCGCCGCCGCCGCTGACGTCGGCTCGGTCGACGGGTCGGGCTCTGGCGCGGTGAACGGCGCCGGGCCAGGCTCGGGTGAGGGATCGGTGAACGGCGCCCGGTCCGGTACCGGCTCCGGCGTGGTCGACGGCGCGGGCTCGGGGACGACGTCGGGCGCCGGTTCCGGCACCTCGGTCGGGGCGACGGGCTCGGGCGCCACCGGGGTGGTGGGCGCGGCCTCGGCCGATGTTCCCGGATCACTGCCGGTGGTTGCGAGGTGGTCGGCGGACGGCGCGGCGTCGTCGTCGCGCGTCGCGACCGACGGGTCGGCCTCCTGCTCGTCGGCCTTCGGGGTGTTCTTGCGCCAGCGGAACCATGCCATGCCCCCAGCGTCCCCCGGTGCACCCCCTCGCGGCAACACACTCTCGCCGCCGACGATGATGCCCTCGCCCACGACGGCACACCCCTCGCCCACGACGGCTGTGCGGCAGCCGTGGCGCCCCTCGCTGAGAGCGGTTGCGTCTCGCTGACAGCGGCCAGTGGTGCCGCTCGAGCCGAGCCGCTGGCATCGCTGCAGGTCAGGGCGTTGCGGCGGACCGGCGCACCGCCACCAGCCGCTCCCAGCGAGACGCAGCCGCTGTGAGCGAGGGGTGATCAGCATACGGACGGCCGTCGTGGGCGAGGGCTGTGCCGTCGTCAGCGAGGGCGAGCCGCTCCGCCCGCGCCCGTCTGAGCCGCTCCGCCCGCGCCCGTCTGAGCCGCTCCGCCGACTCTGTCGCTCCGCCTCACCCGACCCGTCCTCGCACGCCCCGGCCGACCCGGCCCATCCGGCCGGACCCGCCTCGCCCGCCCCTGTCCCACCCGGCCCACCGCCACCGACCCCACCACCCGGTGCGAGGATGGAGGCATGGTCGCGGAGCGCCGTCACGGCGAGTACAAGGTCCCCGGCGGCAAGCTCGTCGTCGCCGACGTGGCGCAGGACGGTGAGGGCGACGGCGCCACGCTGAGCGAGGTCGCGATCTCCGGCGACTTCTTCCTCGAGCCCGACGAGGCGCTCGGCACGATCAACGCCGCCCTCGTCGGTCTCCCGAGCACCGCGAGCGTCGCGACGATGGCGGCGGCGGTGGCGACCGCGGTCGGCGACGACGTCGCGATGGTCGGCTTCTCGCCCGAGGCGGTCGCGATCGCCGTGCGCCGCGCGCTCGGCCACTCCACGAGCTGGGGCGACCACACCTTCGAGGTCATCCACGGCGCGGCCGAGGTGCCGTTCATGCACATGGCGCTCGACGAGGTGCTCACGCAGTCCGTCGGCGCCGGTACGCGCGGGCCCACGCTGCGCATCTGGGAGTGGGAGCGCACCACCGTGGTGATCGGCTCGTTCCAGTCGATGCGCAACGAGATCGACCCCGAGGGCGCGCAGCGCCAGGGCGTGACGGTCACGCGCCGCGTCTCGGGCGGTGGCGCGATGTTCATCCAGCCGGGCAACACGATCACGTACTCGCTGTCGGTTCCGGCCTCGCTGGTGGACGGGCTGAGCTTCGAGCAGAGCTACGCGTTCCTCGACGACTGGGTGCTGGGTGCGCTGCGCGACCCGGGATCCACGCGAGCTACGTGCCGCTCAACGACATCACCTCGCCCGCGGGCAAGATCGCCGGCGCGGCACAGAAGCGCTACGCCTCCGGCGCCGTGCTGCACCACGTGACGATGGCGTACGACATCGACGCCGACGCCATGCTGGACGTCTTGCGCATCGGCCGGGAGAAGCTGTCCGACAAGGGCACCCGCAGCGCGAACAAGCGCGTCGACCCGCTGCGCAGCCAGACCGGGCTGCCGCGCGAGGAGATCATCGACGCGTTCCTGGCGCACTTCGCCTCGCGCTACGAGACCACTCCCGGAGGGATCACGGCCGCCGAGCGGGCCGAGGCGGAGCGCCTGGTGCAGCAGAAGTTCGCCACGACGCAGTGGTTGAATCGGGTCCCATGACCTTCCAGATCGCGGGCCTGCCCGAGGCCGACGCCGTCCTCGACGACGACGAGTTCGCCGTCGTCATCGGCATGATGCTCGACCAGCAGTACGGCATGGAGCACGCGTTCCGCGGCGGGTGGAAGGTGCGCTCCCGGTTCGGCACCCTCGACCCCGCGGCCATCGCGGCCGCGGACTCCGAGGAGTTCGTCGCGCTGTGCAGCCAGCCCCCGGCGATCCACCGGTTCCCCGGATCCATGGCCCAGCGGCTCCAGCAGCTCGCCGCCGTCGTCGTGGAGAAGTACGACGGCGACGTCGCGCGCCTGTGGACCGAGGCCACGAGCGGTCGCGACCTCCTCAAGCGAGTTCAGGAGCTGCCCGGGTTCGGGAAGCAGAAGGCCCAGATCTTCGTGGCCCTGCTCGCCAAGCAGCTGGGCGTCCGACCCGAGGGCTGGGAGGCGGCCGCCGGCGACTACGCCCTCGAGGGGTACCGCTCGGTGGCGGACGTGGTCGACGCCGACTCCCTGGCCCGGGTGCGCGAGTTCAAGCAGCGCAAGAAGGCGGCGGCGAAGGCCGCGGCCGAGAGCTGACACCGCCGGCGAGGGACGACGGACGTCAGGTCCCGTCGGCGACCTGGTCCACCCGGGCACGCACGCGAGCGACCAGGTCGAACCCCTCGAGGTCGGCGGTCGACTCCAGAGCGGACCGGACCGAGGCCGCGACGTCCTGCACGACGTCGCGGGCCCGGCCCCGCGGGACACCCCAGGACTCCGCCTCGGCGACGAGGTGCTCGCGGCCGAGACGTGCCAGACGGCGCTGTCCGTCGACCCTCATCCCGAAGTCGCCGAACCGCGGGTCGACGTGGAAGACCGGGGCGACGTCGTACGCCGGTGCGACGCTGAACGAGCCGTCGCGATTCATCAGGGAGTAGTTCTTCGCGTGGGCGTCACCGTCGCCGACGAGGAGGCGGAACGTCACCTGTCGCAGCAGGTCGTCGCGGAACACCGCGGGATCCTCCGCCTCGGCGCCGGGACCCGTGGCGAGGCGTCGCAGCCGACCCTCGCCCGCGGCGGGCTCGTACTTGTCGCCCGGCCGGATCCCGAGAGCCTGGGCCGCATCCTCCTGGTGGAAGCGTTCGCCGTCCTCCCGGTCGAAGCGTTCCACCACGAGTGTGAGGCGTCCGCCGAAACGGCCGATCTCGGTGCGGGCGACGGCCTGACCCGCACGCGCCGCGACCCGCATCGCCCAGTGCTCGAGCTCGATGATCCGTGGCACGGCCGCGCGGGGGTCGGCGGGCTCGGGCTTGAGGAGGTGGCTCGACGGCGCGCCCCCCGTCGGCCACGACCAACCGTCGCCGTCCCTGGTCAGCAGCACCTTGCTCTGCACGCCGCCGAGCGAGGCGGTGATGCTCTCGCCGTCGGGCGACGTGAGGGTCGGGAGGTCGAGGACGATCCGGTCGACCTCGCCGGGCGTCAGGGGGCGTAGCCGCGGCACGGGCAGCTCGTCGCCCGTGGTGATCTGGACGGCGCCGGCGCACTCCTGACCGACGTGGGCGAGGAGTCCCAGGGCGTCCCCCGGCCTGACCCCGTGCTCCCGCTCGAGCTGCGTCCGCAAGGCGCCCTCGGGCAGGAGGTTGTCCAGGTAGATCTCCAGCTCCGGTGACTCCACGCGACGGGGCGTCAGCGGTAGCGAGTAGGAGAGCGGGCGTGCCCCGACGCCCCAGTGGCGCAGGGACTCGGGGTCGAAGCGCAGCCGGGGGCGGCCGCTGCGGAGCCGCTCGATCTCACCGATGTGGCGACCCTGGAGCCAGAGGTGGAGGACGCGGGGCGTGGTCACTCGATCGTCACCCGCGACCCGCGCGGAACGAGGACGGCCTCGTAGCCGCACGCCGCGAGGAGGTCGAGCACGGTGGAGCTGGCCACGGGGTCACCACGTTCCAGGCGCGAGATCGTGGCGCGCGAGGAGGAGATCGTCGCCGCGGCCTCGGACTGGTCCCGCCCGGAGTCCCGTCGGATCTGCCCGAGCGCGCTGCCCAGCGCGGTCGCGGTGCGGGCGCGGTACCAGTGCGTCATTTCTGATTCATCTCAGGTCGGGAGCCGTATGCGTCAGGAATGAGTCATCGTATGCCCGTTGCGAGATGCGTCAAGGATGATGCGTTGCCGCCTCCTAGCCGAAGGTCACGCTGACGGAGAACGACGGCGTCGGTTCGTACAGGTCCTCGAGCACGAGGTAGGACACGCCGGCCTCGAGGTCGAGCTCCAGGTAGGGGTCGTACTCCGTGCCGCCGACCGTCTCGGCGAGGGTCGGCCCGCGGTCGTCGACGGCCGCCACCCGGTCGCCGCTGAGGTAGCTGAGGTGGCCGTCGAGATCCTCGTCCTCGCCCCGCACGTCCACGACCGCGCTCACGGGCGCGTCGGTGCTGACCCGGAGCACCGCCGCGGAGTCGGCGCCGATGCTCACGTTCGCGGGCACGCCCGCCTCCACGGGGATCACCTCGGGTGCCGCGTCGGCCTGCAGCTCGACGTCGACCTGCTCGCCGCGACGCTCGGTCAGCACGAGGTCGTAGCTGCCGGCGGGCAGCCAGACCCAGTAGCCGGGGTCGCTCCACGAACCGCCCAGCAGATCGCTGAGCTGGTAGCCGCGGTCGCTGGGGAACGGCAGGGCCTCGGGCTCGCCGGTCGGGGTGATCGTCATCTCGACGTCGAGGGTGTCGCTCGACCCGGTCGCCCCCACGAGGTAGTCGCCGTCCTGCTCGACCTCGAGCACGGTCGTCAAGGAGCCTCCGGCGGGGACAGTGCCGGACGGCGCGTCACCGGGCGCGAACGGCTCGAGGCTCGCGGTGGAGGAGGGTGCGGGGTCGGCGCCACCCCCGCCGCCCGTGGCGGGGTCGCCGTCGATCAGGGCGTTGATCGCGACGGCGATGATGACCACCACGACGACGCCGGCGCCCACGAGCCACCACAGCAGCCCCGACCGCTGCCGTCCCGCGGCGACCCCCGCGGGAGCGGCCACGGGGGCCGGGGTCCAGGTCGAGACCGTCCGCGGTCCGCTCGCCGAGCGCAGGTCGGCACCCGCGAGGTACGGGTAGTCCGCGAGCGCGGTCGCGGGTCCCGGCCGCACGACCTCCTCGGGCGCGAACGGCTGGGTGTAGTCGGTCCAGCCGTCGCCGTCCCAGAACCGCACCTGCGACAGGCCCTGGGGGTCGGGGTACCAGCCGGCTTCCTTCGTCACCACCGTCCCAGTCTCGCCTACGGCTGGGTGGAGGCGGTCACGTCGGCCGTCCCGCCCTCGCCGCGGAAGTCGCCGACGAGGACGACGAGGCGCTCCTCGAGCAGGACGTCCGTCGTGACGTACGGGTCGAGCGAGTCACCCCCGACGTCGTCGAGCACCTCCTGCGGACGGTCGTCGTTCTCCCAGACGAGACCGTCCCACGCCGAGAGCGCGGCGCGCAGGTCGCCCCCGC is a window of Litorihabitans aurantiacus DNA encoding:
- the cimA gene encoding citramalate synthase, which encodes MTTPHALDGVTVEIYDTTLRDGAQQEGMNLTVADKMAIAPLLDELGVAVIEGGWPGAIPKDTEFFGRVSKELELPRAQVAAFGATRKAGARVHDDVQVRALLDSEAPIVTLVAKSDVRHVERALRTTAEENLAMITDTVRYLREAGRRVIVDAEHFFDGYRFDRDYALGAVDAAFAAGASDVVLCDTNGGMLPEWVHAIVSDVAARAGGTLGIHAHNDSGCAVANSVAAVVAGARHVQGTINGYGERTGNADLLAVVANLELKLGARCLAPGALAESTRIAHAVSEVTNIPPYGRQPYIGASAFAHKAGLHASAIKVDPDMYQHIDPTLVGNDMRMLVSDMAGRASIELKGRELGFDLAGQPELLTRVVDRVKNAEAQGYTFDAADASFALMLREEIDGARPAFFRVESWRASVNYSERVGGDGESEATVKLHAGGERVVRTGEGNGPVNALDHALREALVGVYPEIESFELVDFRVRLLDTSHGTDAVTRVLIETTNGSEVWSTVGVGANILEASYEALVDAIVYGLVAGGVEVR
- a CDS encoding HhH-GPD-type base excision DNA repair protein, with the protein product MTFQIAGLPEADAVLDDDEFAVVIGMMLDQQYGMEHAFRGGWKVRSRFGTLDPAAIAAADSEEFVALCSQPPAIHRFPGSMAQRLQQLAAVVVEKYDGDVARLWTEATSGRDLLKRVQELPGFGKQKAQIFVALLAKQLGVRPEGWEAAAGDYALEGYRSVADVVDADSLARVREFKQRKKAAAKAAAES
- a CDS encoding type II toxin-antitoxin system HipA family toxin produces the protein MTTPRVLHLWLQGRHIGEIERLRSGRPRLRFDPESLRHWGVGARPLSYSLPLTPRRVESPELEIYLDNLLPEGALRTQLEREHGVRPGDALGLLAHVGQECAGAVQITTGDELPVPRLRPLTPGEVDRIVLDLPTLTSPDGESITASLGGVQSKVLLTRDGDGWSWPTGGAPSSHLLKPEPADPRAAVPRIIELEHWAMRVAARAGQAVARTEIGRFGGRLTLVVERFDREDGERFHQEDAAQALGIRPGDKYEPAAGEGRLRRLATGPGAEAEDPAVFRDDLLRQVTFRLLVGDGDAHAKNYSLMNRDGSFSVAPAYDVAPVFHVDPRFGDFGMRVDGQRRLARLGREHLVAEAESWGVPRGRARDVVQDVAASVRSALESTADLEGFDLVARVRARVDQVADGT
- a CDS encoding helix-turn-helix domain-containing protein, whose amino-acid sequence is MTHWYRARTATALGSALGQIRRDSGRDQSEAAATISSSRATISRLERGDPVASSTVLDLLAACGYEAVLVPRGSRVTIE
- a CDS encoding DUF2510 domain-containing protein, producing the protein MVTKEAGWYPDPQGLSQVRFWDGDGWTDYTQPFAPEEVVRPGPATALADYPYLAGADLRSASGPRTVSTWTPAPVAAPAGVAAGRQRSGLLWWLVGAGVVVVVIIAVAINALIDGDPATGGGGGADPAPSSTASLEPFAPGDAPSGTVPAGGSLTTVLEVEQDGDYLVGATGSSDTLDVEMTITPTGEPEALPFPSDRGYQLSDLLGGSWSDPGYWVWLPAGSYDLVLTERRGEQVDVELQADAAPEVIPVEAGVPANVSIGADSAAVLRVSTDAPVSAVVDVRGEDEDLDGHLSYLSGDRVAAVDDRGPTLAETVGGTEYDPYLELDLEAGVSYLVLEDLYEPTPSFSVSVTFG